The Burkholderia cepacia ATCC 25416 genome includes a window with the following:
- the tssF gene encoding type VI secretion system baseplate subunit TssF, with translation MDTRLLDYYNRELAYLRELGGEFAQQFPKVAARLRLNESGPPDPYVERLLEGFSFLTARVQLKMDAEFPRFTQALLDAVYPGYVAPLPSMAIVRFAPMLNEGSLAQGWRLPAGTALRARPAASEQTACEFRTAHDLTLWPLELTDASVTGAPSWLPRGVVAARQDVRGALRIRLKARGGARLSQLPLDRLTFHLAGPERDALHLLELIAAHALGVVCHDPAQPPRWLHTLDADAIVHEGFDPAQAILPDNGRSFHGYRLLREYFAFPARFLFFSIGGLRAALARATGDEFELTVLFDRHDAALEAAVSARHLALNCTPAVNLFARRADRIQLQPGAREHHVVVDRSRPLDYEVYAVQRLASEQRDDGQSREFRPFHASFAGDDGNHGAYYTVRREPRLVSAQARANGTRTGYVGSETYVSLVDSQCAPYDETMRYLAADTLCTNRDLVLLQPPGDANTFTLRVSAPVDSIVAIRGPSRPRPPIADAQTAWRLIRHLGLARHTLTDLDDDEGAHALRELLGLHADPADAAMRRQIDGVLRVAFSPVFRRLPASGPLMFGRGVQVDVTVDDHAFSGDSPFLLGAVLEQFFARHVSINAFAECVLTSAQRGTLAHWPARVGRRPAI, from the coding sequence ATGGATACGCGCCTGCTCGACTACTACAACCGTGAACTCGCGTACCTGCGCGAGCTCGGCGGCGAATTCGCGCAGCAGTTCCCGAAGGTGGCCGCGCGGCTGCGGCTCAATGAATCGGGGCCGCCCGACCCGTACGTCGAGCGGCTGCTCGAGGGCTTCAGCTTCCTCACCGCGCGCGTGCAGTTGAAGATGGACGCCGAGTTTCCGCGCTTCACGCAGGCGCTGCTCGATGCCGTGTATCCCGGCTATGTCGCGCCGCTGCCGTCGATGGCGATCGTGCGGTTCGCGCCGATGCTGAACGAAGGCAGCCTCGCGCAAGGCTGGCGGCTGCCGGCCGGCACGGCGCTGCGTGCGCGGCCGGCCGCGTCCGAGCAGACCGCGTGCGAATTCCGCACCGCGCACGACCTGACGCTGTGGCCGCTCGAACTGACCGATGCGAGCGTCACCGGCGCACCGTCGTGGCTGCCGCGCGGCGTCGTCGCCGCACGGCAGGACGTGCGCGGTGCGCTGCGCATCCGGCTGAAGGCGCGCGGCGGCGCCAGGCTGTCGCAACTGCCGCTCGACCGGCTGACGTTCCATCTCGCGGGCCCCGAGCGCGACGCGCTGCACCTGCTCGAACTGATCGCCGCGCATGCGCTCGGCGTCGTGTGCCACGATCCGGCGCAGCCGCCGCGCTGGCTGCATACGCTCGATGCCGACGCGATCGTCCACGAGGGTTTCGATCCCGCGCAGGCGATCCTGCCCGACAACGGCCGCAGCTTCCACGGTTACCGGCTCCTGCGCGAGTATTTCGCGTTTCCGGCGCGTTTCCTGTTCTTCAGCATCGGCGGGCTGCGTGCCGCGCTCGCTCGCGCGACCGGCGACGAGTTCGAACTGACCGTGCTGTTCGACCGCCACGACGCCGCGCTCGAGGCGGCCGTCAGCGCGCGCCACCTCGCGCTGAACTGCACGCCGGCCGTGAACCTGTTCGCGCGCCGCGCCGATCGCATTCAGTTGCAGCCGGGAGCGCGCGAACACCATGTCGTCGTCGATCGCAGCCGGCCGCTCGACTACGAGGTCTATGCGGTGCAGCGCCTCGCGAGCGAGCAGCGCGACGACGGCCAGTCGCGCGAATTCCGGCCGTTTCACGCGTCGTTCGCCGGCGACGACGGCAACCACGGCGCGTACTACACGGTGCGGCGCGAACCGCGGCTCGTCTCCGCCCAGGCGCGCGCGAACGGCACGCGCACCGGCTACGTCGGCAGCGAGACCTACGTGTCGCTCGTCGACAGCCAGTGCGCGCCGTACGACGAGACGATGCGCTACCTGGCGGCCGACACGCTGTGCACGAACCGCGACCTCGTGCTGCTGCAGCCGCCCGGCGACGCGAACACGTTCACGCTGCGCGTGTCGGCCCCGGTCGACAGCATCGTCGCGATCCGCGGCCCGTCGCGGCCGCGCCCGCCGATCGCCGACGCGCAAACCGCGTGGCGGCTGATCCGCCATCTCGGGCTCGCACGTCACACGCTGACCGATCTCGACGACGACGAGGGCGCGCATGCGCTGCGCGAACTGCTCGGCCTGCACGCCGACCCGGCCGATGCCGCGATGCGCCGGCAGATCGACGGCGTGCTGCGCGTGGCGTTCTCGCCGGTGTTCCGCCGGCTGCCGGCGTCCGGCCCCCTGATGTTCGGGCGTGGCGTGCAGGTCGACGTGACCGTCGACGACCATGCGTTCTCCGGCGACAGCCCGTTCCTGCTCGGCGCGGTGCTCGAACAGTTCTTCGCGCGCCACGTGTCGATCAACGCGTTCGCCGAATGCGTGCTGACCAGCGCGCAGCGCGGCACGCTCGCGCACTGGCCGGCGCGTGTCGGCAGGCGGCCCGCGATATGA